One window of the Rhipicephalus sanguineus isolate Rsan-2018 chromosome 2, BIME_Rsan_1.4, whole genome shotgun sequence genome contains the following:
- the LOC119382405 gene encoding uncharacterized protein LOC119382405 encodes MIYITRQLSEVFEKHHAVNPMYLLEPGVVKESNDTQPQPVEQKAGGSDEPVHVPSAVQQPQSGPSAAKKSRKNKNVTEALLSRLDEAERNRAERHKEFMASRVRHEALLERLVVAAENYFSGSSRQQSEAE; translated from the exons ATGATTTATATCACCAGGCAGCTCAGCGAGGTGTTTGAAAAACACCACGCTGTCAACCCGATGTACCTGCTCGAGCCGGGAGTAGTGAAAGAAAGCAATGA CACTCAGCCCCAGCCAGTGGagcaaaaagcaggtggctcgGACGAGCCCGTTCATGTTCCATCAGCAGTGCAACAGCCCCAATCCGGACCATCTGCGGCCAAGAAGTCCCGCAAGAACAAAAATGTCACGGAAGCTCTTCTCTCGCGATTAGACGAAGCGGAGAGGAACAGGGCTGAACGGCATAAGGAGTTTATGGCCAGTCGGGTCCGGCATGAAGCTTTGCTCGAAAGGCTTGTGGTGGCTGCAGAGAATTACTTTTCTGGTAGTTCTCGGCAGCAATCTGAAGCCGAGTAA